A single region of the Brachypodium distachyon strain Bd21 chromosome 3, Brachypodium_distachyon_v3.0, whole genome shotgun sequence genome encodes:
- the LOC106866541 gene encoding UDP-glycosyltransferase 73C3 yields MAPTEDSIIATSSPPHFVLVPLAAPGHMIPMADLALLIAERGARASLVTTPVNAARLRGVVERARHAKLPLEIVALPFPPPAAAGDEDDVVLPPGFENIDQIKDNSHFLPLFQAIHRLAGPLEAYLRAQPQARRPSCIVADWCNSWTAAVATRVGVPRLFFHGPSCFYSLCDINVATAAEHGLVPEDESEAYAVPGMPVRVEVTKATGPGFLNSPGFEAFQEEAMEAMRTADGAVVNTFLGLEEQFVACYETALGKPVWALGPFCLVNNSRQDVASRGHDESSGADLQSAVTAWLDAMEPGSVVYASFGSLARKLPGQLFEVGHGLEDSGKPFLWVVKESEVASPEAQAWLDALETRTAGRGLVVRGWAPQLAILAHGAVGGFVTHCGWNSVIESMAHGVPVVTWPHFADQFLNEKLVVDVLGAGVSVGAAVAPVKLFDDEAVLVLRGDVARAVSELMGDGEAAEERRKKAREFGERAHRAVEKGGSSYENLTRLIQIFGENGRSPQGNLKL; encoded by the coding sequence ATGGCGCCGACGGAGGACTCAATTATTGCTACGTCATCGCCGCCGCACTTTGTCCTCGTCCCCCTCGCGGCGCCGGGCCACATGATCCCCATGGCCGACCTCGCGCTCCTCATCGCGgaacgcggcgcgcgcgcgagcCTCGTCACCACGCCCGTGAACGCGGCGCGGCTGCGCGGCGTCGTGGAGCGGGCGCGGCACGCCAAGCTCCCGCTAGAGATAGTCGCGCTCCCGttcccgccgcccgccgccgccggagacgaagacgacgtCGTCCTTCCCCCGGGCTTCGAGAACATCGACCAGATCAAGGACAACAGCCACTTCCTCCCCTTGTTCCAGGCCATCcaccgcctcgccggcccgcTGGAGGCCTACCTGCGCGCACAGCCCCAGGCGCGCCGGCCCAGCTGCATCGTCGCCGACTGGTGCAACTCGTGGACGGCCGCCGTGGCGACGCGCGTCGGCGTCCCGCGCCTCTTCTTCCACGGGCCTTCCTGCTTCTACTCGCTCTGCGACATCaacgtcgccaccgccgccgaacACGGGTTAGTTCCCGAGGACGAGAGCGAGGCGTACGCGGTGCCGGGCATGCCGGTGCGCGTGGAAGTGACCAAGGCTACGGGGCCTGGGTTCCTGAACTCGCCCGGGTTCGAGGCGTTCCAGGAGGAGGCGATGGAGGCCATGCGCACGGCGGACGGCGCCGTGGTGAACACGTTCCTGGGCCTCGAGGAGCAGTTCGTGGCGTGCTACGAGACGGCGCTGGGAAAGCCGGTGTGGGCGCTGGGCCCGTTCTGCCTCGTCAACAACAGCCGGCAAGACGTGGCCTCGCGCGGGCACGACGAGTCCTCCGGCGCCGACCTCCAGAGCGCGGTCACCGCGTGGCTCGACGCCATGGAGCCCGGCTCCGTGGTGTACGCCAGCTTCGGCAGCCTCGCGCGGAAGCTCCCCGGACAGCTGTTCGAGGTCGGGCACGGGCTCGAGGACTCCGGGAAGCCGTTCCTGTGGGTCGTGAAGGAGTCCGAGGTGGCCTCGCCGGAGGCGCAAGCGTGGCTGGATGCCCTGGAGACGCGCACGGCGGGGCGGGGACTCGTGGTGCGCGGCTGGGCGCCGCAGCTGGCCATCCTGGCGCACGGCGCCGTGGGCGGGTTCGTGACCCACTGCGGCTGGAACTCTGTGATAGAGTCCATGGCGCACGGCGTGCCGGTCGTGACGTGGCCGCATTTCGCCGACCAGTTCCTGAACGAGAAGCTGGTCGTGGAcgtgctcggcgccggcgtgtccgtcggcgcggccgtggcgcCCGTCAAGCTGTTCGATGACGAGGCCGTGCTCGTGCTGCGGGGCGACGTCGCGAGGGCGGTGTCGGAGCTCATGGGTGatggggaggcggcggaggagaggaggaagaaggccagGGAGTTCGGGGAGAGAGCGCATAGAGCCGTGGAGAAAGGTGGGTCGTCGTATGAGAACCTGACGCGGCTGATACAGATCTTCGGGGAAAATGGCCGCAGCCCGCAAGGAAACCTGAAACTCTGA
- the LOC104583973 gene encoding 5-methyltetrahydropteroyltriglutamate--homocysteine methyltransferase 2 — MASHIVGYPCMGAKRELKFALESFWDGKSSAEDLKKVATDLRASIWKQMASAGIKYIPGNTFSYYDQVLDTTAMLGAVPDRYSWTGGEINLSTYFLMARGNATVPAMEMTKWFDTNYHFIVPELGPNTKFSYSSHKAINEYKEAKALGIDTVPVLVGPVSYLLLSKPAKGVEKSFSLLSLLSSILPVYKEVIVELKAAGASWIQFDEPTLVKDLDSHQLAAFSAAYTELESSLSGLNVLVETYFADVPAESYKTLTSLSSVTAYGFDLERGTKTLALVRSGFPAGKYLFAGVVDGLNIWADDLAASLITLQSLEAVVGKDKLVVSTSCSLMHTAVDLVNETKLDEEIKSWLAFAAQKVVEVNALARALAGQKDEVKLSSDPFIHNLLD, encoded by the exons ATGGCGTCCCACATTGTTGGATACCCTTGCATGGGCGCCAAGAGGGAGCTCAAGTTTGCCCTGGAGTCTTTCTGGGATGGCAAGAGCAGCGCTGAGGATCTGAAGAAGGTAGCCACCGACCTCAGGGCCAGCATCTGGAAGCAGATGGCTAGTGCTGGGATCAAGTACATCCCCGGCAACACCTTCTCGTACTATGACCAGGTTCTCGACACAACCGCCATGCTCGGGGCTGTCCCAGACCGCTACTCGTGGACCGGGGGTGAGATTAATTTGAGCACCTACTTCTTGATGGCTAGGGGAAATGCCACTGTCCCTGCTATGGAGATGACCAAGTGGTTTGACACCAACTA CCACTTTATCGTCCCTGAATTGGGTCCCAACACCAAGTTCTCCTATTCTTCCCACAAGGCTATCAACGAGTACAAGGAGGCTAAGGCG CTTGGCATTGACACCGTACCAGTACTTGTTGGACCAGTCTCATACTTGCTGCTCTCAAAGCCTGCCAAGGGTGTAGAGAAATCattctctcttctttcccttcttAGCAGCATCCTTCCTGTCTACAA GGAGGTTATTGTTGAGTTGAAGGCAGCTGGGGCTTCTTGGATTCAGTTTGATGAGCCCACCCTTGTCAAGGACCTCGATTCTCACCAACTGGCTGCATTCTCTGCAGCTTACACGGAACTTGAGTCATCACTTTCTGGATTGAATGTGCTTGTTGAGACATACTTTGCTGATGTTCCTGCAGAATCATACAA GACCCTTACATCATTGAGCAGTGTGACTGCTTATGGTTTTGACCTTGAACGTGGAACCAAGACTCTTGCTCTTGTCAGGAGTGGTTTCCCTGCTGGAAAGTACCTCTTTGCTGGTGTTGTAGATGGACTCAACATTTGGGCTGACGATCTTGCTGCATCTCTCATCACTCTACAGTCTCTTGAGGCTGTTGTTGGGAAGG ACAAGCTTGTGGTTTCCACTTCCTGCTCACTCATGCACACTGCTGTGGATCTTGTTAATGAGACTAAGCTTGACGAAGAGATCAAGTCATGGCTTGCGTTTGCCGCCCAAAAGGTAGTTGAGGTTAACGCTCTTGCCAGGGCATTGGCCGGCCAAAAGGACGAGGTGAAATTATCTTCTGATCCCTTCATTCATAATCTGCTTGACTAG
- the LOC100834807 gene encoding UDP-glycosyltransferase 73E1 — MTALAAAAAPAAPAPPHFVLVPLPAHGHLIPMVDLARLLASRGARASLLTTPVNARRLRGVADQAARAEPKLLLEIIELSFSPARFGLPPDCQNADKIADNTQMLPFFLALRELAAPFEAYVRALVPRPSCIVSDWCNPWTASVAASLGVPRLFFHGPSCFFSLCDLLADAHGLRDQESPCSHHVVPGMPVPVTVAKARARGFFTSPGCQDLRDEAMAAMRASDGVVVNTFLDLEAETVACYEAALGKPVWTLGPFCLVKSNPGVGVSESAITAWLDAQAPGSVVYVSFGSVTRKLPKQLFEVGHGLEDSGAPFLWVVKESELASPDVTPWLEALEARTAGRGLVVRGWAPQLAILSHGAVGGFVTHCGWNSLIESIAHGVPVVTWPHFADQFLNEQLAVDVLGVGVPVGATAPVMILYDDAATTVPVLRGDVARAVLALLGGGEEAERRRKKAREYASKARVAMEKGGDSYEKLTQLLETFGHGGGGEERWNNTVAA; from the coding sequence ATGACGGCactcgcagcagcagcagctccggcagcgccggcgccgccgcactTCGTCCTGGTCCCTCTCCCGGCGCACGGCCACCTCATCCCCATGGTCGACCTCGCGCGGCTCCTGGCGtcccgcggcgcgcgcgcgagcCTGCTCACCACACCCGTCAACGCCCGGCGGCTCCGCGGCGTCGCCGACCAGGCCGCGCGCGCAGAGCCCAAGCTCCTCCTGGAGATCATCGAGCTATCCTTCTCGCCGGCGCGCTTCGGCCTGCCACCCGACTGCCAGAACGCCGACAAGATCGCCGACAACACCCAGAtgctccccttcttcctcgcgcTCCGGGAGCTCGCGGCGCCGTTCGAGGCCTACGTCCGCGCGTTGGTGCCGCGCCCGAGCTGCATCGTCTCCGACTGGTGCAACCCGTGGAcggcctccgtcgccgccagcCTCGGCGTCCCGCGGCTCTTCTTCCACGGCCCGTCGTGCTTCTTCTCGCTCTGCGACCTCTTGGCGGACGCGCACGGGCTGCGCGATCAGGAGTCGCCGTGCTCGCACCACGTCGTGCCCGGGATGCCGGTGCCCGTGACGGTGGCCAAGGCCAGGGCCCGCGGCTTCTTCACCTCCCCCGGGTGCCAGGACCTGCGTGAtgaggccatggcggccatGCGCGCGTCCGACGGCGTGGTGGTGAACACCTTCTTGGACCTCGAGGCGGAGACCGTGGCCTGCTACGAGGCTGCTCTCGGCAAGCCGGTGTGGACGCTCGGCCCGTTCTGCCTCGTCAAATCCAACCCCGGCGTCGGCGTCAGCGAGAGCGCGATCACCGCGTGGCTGGACGCGCAGGCGCCCGGCTCCGTCGTCTACGTGAGCTTCGGCAGCGTCACGCGGAAGCTCCCGAAGCAGCTGTTCGAGGTCGGCCACGGGCTGGAGGACTCCGGCGCGCCGTTCCTCTGGGTGGTGAAGGAGTCGGAGCTGGCATCGCCGGACGTGACGCCATGGCTAGAGGCCCTGGAGGCGCGCACGGCGGGGCGGGGCCTCGTGGTGCGCGGCTGGGCGCCGCAGCTCGCCATCCTCTCGCACGGCGCCGTGGGGGGATTCGTGACGCACTGCGGGTGGAATTCCCTCATAGAGTCCATCGCGCACGGCGTGCCGGTGGTGACGTGGCCGCACTTCGCGGACCAGTTCCTGAACGAGCAGCTGGCCGTCGACGTGCTCGGGGTCGGCGTCCCCGTCGGCGCCACGGCGCCCGTGATGATCTTGTACGACGACGCGGCAACAACCGTGCCGGTGCTGCGGGGAGACGTCGCGCGCGCTGTGTTGGCGCTCCTGggtggaggggaggaggcggagcggagGAGAAAGAAGGCCAGGGAGTACGCGTCGAAAGCTCGCGTGGCCATGGAGAAAGGAGGCGACTCGTACGAGAAGCTCACGCAGCTGCTCGAAACCTTCGGGCacggcggtggaggcgaagaACGTTGGAACAACACCGTGGCGGCTTGA
- the LOC100835112 gene encoding putative disease resistance RPP13-like protein 2 — MEDLVIGLAKSVVEGALTKVQSAIEEDEKLRQRAQSNLAFMTVEFEMMQSFLDVANKESGNNKLVATWVRHVRKVAYDVQDCIELVIHMDDRPSWWHRLLPTCSGEPLLLDQAVAEIEQLKARVEDVSKCYTRYNLINDSGSKLVMLQPPASRATAVNMLMEARHATQRQQGLGDLTQLITKRNNDFQVISVWGAIGDHGTTSIIRKAYNNPDICRSFTCRAWVKLVHPFNPDKFARSFMAQFYANSSQAQGGSVGVEVRRKMKANQEDLLNEFMQQVNRKRYLIVLENLSNMVDWDAIRTFLPDKKDGSRIIVSTQQSEVASLCVGHSYQLLELKQFSPEHSVCVFFEKGSQGQASRDKGKDNKGGTSKGSSDHLSSDDKMEAARDWMLNHALVERGSELTELRKYIAMVRINSSQVTSVWGMPGVGKSAIVRTLYYDKMLGSDQFVKYGWVDVSHPFNLRDFSGSLLLGFHSESHQSKDAAYRVAMGITDPIEECRKFLSNYRCLVVINNLQSTEEWDSIENNLVSRPSTSVIIVVTTEARIAAHCAHNKEDILNVKGLEADAAYSLFKKEVQKKSQSDSLPIRDLPADLQKRYCLFDGKLKELILRCGGLPMVITAIAGSLGTDLTESKWKDSIASLNEGFMKELEKKAHFDSLRGLFSWMHSYVGNCPDILKPCILYMSIFPPNQCIRRRRLVRRWISEGYSKENDNRSLEEYGEELFSMLVNMSIIQQPPQSVTTASDDTRMVLCQVNRFLYEYIISRRKEENLVFQLGHGRNLSTQCTWHHLTIWKEWNRDQVVFESINLSRLRSLTVFGEWKPFFISKSMKLVRVLDLENATGVKDDDLENMVKLLRRLKFLSLRGCREICNLPSSIGDLRQLQSLDIRHTTIVALPGNITKLQKLQYIRAGTIVQAEQPSTPYLSVCRVPGICGRRRLVGAKVPRGFGKLTALHTLGVVNVGASACKGVLRQLKKLTQLHKLGVSGINRKNSRKFFAAISGHRHLESLSVRLQRGSQGCLDDISLPWENLQSLKLYGLEDKLPLSRPRLPEDHLPQDVVSNQVTKLTKLVLQMDILKPRGIKFLAELPNLCILRLRVKQPSLHFFVKLTGHELPIYEKVKILEIACSSRLRVTFGSKAMQNLELLKLDFSSGSPTYQLSGLNHLCQLKEVFLKGSNDETQKTGLQTQLENHPYKPIVKLEE; from the exons ATGGAGGACCTCGTGATTGGCTTGGCCAAGTCAGTGGTGGAGGGGGCGTTGACCAAGGTCCAGTCGGCGATCGAGGAGGACGAGAAGCTCCGGCAGAGAGCGCAGAGCAATCTGGCGTTCATGACTGTGGAGTTCGAGATGATGCAGTCCTTCCTCGACGTCGCCAACAAAGAGAGCGGCAACAACAAGCTGGTGGCGACCTGGGTGAGGCATGTCCGCAAAGTAGCCTACGACGTCCAGGACTGCATCGAGCTCGTCATCCATATGGACGACAGGCCAAGCTGGTGGCATCGGTTGCTCCCGACCTGCTCGGGGGAACCGCTGCTGCTAGACCAGGCGGTCGCAGAGATCGAGCAGCTCAAAGCCAGGGTTGAGGATGTGAGCAAGTGTTACACGCGCTACAACCTCATCAACGACTCTGGCTCCAAGCTCGTCATGCTGCAACCACCGGCGTCCAGAGCTACGGCGGTCAACATGCTCATGGAGGCAAGGCACGCCACCCAAAGGCAGCAGGGTTTGGGGGATCTCACGCAGTTGATTACAAAGAGAAACAACGACTTTCAAGTTATCTCGGTGTGGGGGGCAATCGGCGACCATGGGACAACATCCATCATTCGGAAGGCCTACAATAACCCAGATATCTGCCGAAGCTTCACCTGCCGTGCCTGGGTGAAGCTAGTCCATCCTTTCAATCCTGACAAGTTCGCCCGGTCCTTCATGGCTCAGTTCTATGCAAACTCTTCCCAAGCTCAAGGAGGGTCCGTAGGTGTAGAAGTGCGAAGGAAGATGAAGGCCAACCAAGAAGATCTCCTCAATGAGTTCATGCAACAAGTCAACAGGAAGAGGTATCTAATCGTTCTAGAAAATCTGTCCAACATGGTAGACTGGGATGCTATCAGGACGTTCCTTCCTGATAAGAAGGATGGCAGCCGGATCATCGTCTCCACACAGCAATCCGAAGTAGCAAGCCTGTGCGTCGGACATTCTTACCAGCTGTTGGAGCTCAAGCAATTCTCGCCTGAGCACTCTGTTTGTGTCTTTTTCGAGAAG GGTTCTCAAGGTCAGGCTTCTCGTGATAAAGGCAAGGACAACAAAGGTGGCACGTCCAAAGGGTCCAGTGACCACCTTTCCTCTGACGACAAAATGGAAGCAGCCCGTGACTGGATGTTGAATCATGCCCTTGTTGAACGCGGCTCGGAATTGACTGAACTTCGTAAATATATAGCTATGGTACGTATCAACTCTTCGCAAGTAACGTCCGTGTGGGGCATGCCTGGCGTTGGGAAATCAGCTATTGTGAGAACTTTGTACTACGACAAAATGCTTGGCAGTGACCAATTTGTCAAGTACGGTTGGGTGGATGTATCCCACCCCTTTAATCTAAGGGACTTCTCAGGGAGTTTACTTCTGGGCTTTCATTCAGAATCTCACCAATCCAAGGATGCTGCATATCGTGTTGCAATGGGAATCACAGACCCCATTGAAGAGTGTCGTAAGTTTCTGAGCAACTATCGGTGCTTGGTGGTTATTAATAATCTGCAGTCCACTGAAGAATGGGACTCGATAGAAAATAACTTGGTATCTCGGCCATCTACAAGTGTTATCATTGTTGTCACAACTGAAGCAAGAATTGCCGCACACTGCGCACATAACAAAGAAGATATTTTGAATGTCAAAGGTCTAGAGGCTGACGCAGCATATTCTCTCTTCAAAAAGGAG GTACAGAAGAAGAGTCAGTCAGACTCACTACCTATTAGGGACCTTCCGGCAGACCTACAAAAACGTTATTGTCTTTTTGATGGGAAGCTAAAAGAACTTATTTTACGGTGTGGCGGACTTCCCATGGTAATAACTGCTATAGCTGGCTCGTTGGGCACCGATTTGACCGAGAGCAAATGGAAGGACAGTATAGCCTCTCTGAACGAGGGATTTATGAAAgagctggagaagaaggcaCACTTCGATAGTCTACGTGGTCTATTCAGCTGGATGCATTCCTATGTTGGTAACTGCCCGGATATTCTCAAGCCATGCATCCTATATATGTCAATTTTCCCCCCAAATCAGTGCATTCGGCGCAGGCGTCTGGTAAGGCGGTGGATCTCGGAAGGCTATTCCAAGGAGAATGACAACAGGTCTCTGGAGGAATACGGGGAGGAGTTGTTCTCTATGCTCGTCAATATGAGTATAATCCAGCAGCCGCCACAGTCGGTCACCACCGCATCAGATGACACACGGATGGTCTTGTGCCAAGTGAACAGATTTTTGTACGAGTACATCATCTCACGGCGAAAGGAAGAGAATCTGGTCTTTCAACTGGGGCACGGTCGCAATCTGTCCACCCAATGCACGTGGCATCACCTTACCATATGGAAGGAGTGGAACAGAGACCAGGTTGTGTTCGAGAGCATCAACTTGTCACGGCTGCGGTCACTGACAGTGTTTGGAGAATGGAAACCGTTCTTCATCTCTAAAAGTATGAAGCTGGTTCGAGTGCTTGATCTGGAGAATGCAACAGGTGTAAAGGATGACGATCTCGAGAATATGGTGAAGCTTCTGCGTCGTCTCAAGTTCCTCTCATTGAGAGGATGCCGTGAGATCTGCAACCTGCCAAGTTCAATAGGTGATCTGAGGCAGCTCCAAAGTTTGGACATCAGGCACACCACCATAGTGGCCCTTCCAGGGAACATCACCAAGTTACAGAAGTTGCAGTATATTCGTGCCGGCACCATCGTCCAAGCAGAGCAACCATCAACACCGTACCTTTCAGTAtgccgggttcccgggatCTGTGGACGTCGTCGCCTAGTCGGTGCTAAGGTGCCTCGTGGGTTTGGGAAACTGACGGCGTTGCACACACTTGGTGTGGTCAATGTTGGTGCTTCAGCCTGCAAAGGCGTCCTGAGACAGCTCAAGAAGCTAACACAGTTGCACAAGCTCGGAGTATCAGGCATCAATAGGAAAAACAGCCGGAAGTTCTTCGCTGCAATCTCAGGTCATAGGCATTTGGAATCCTTGTCAGTGCGGCTCCAAAGGGGCAGCCAAGGTTGCTTGGACGACATCTCCCTGCCTTGGGAGAATCTACAGAGCCTTAAACTGTATGGGCTTGAAGATAAGTTGCCACTATCGAGACCCCGTTTACCTGAAGACCACTTGCCTCAAGATGTAGTGAGCAACCAGGTTACCAAGCTCACAAAGTTGGTTCTACAGATGGACATTTTGAAGCCACGGGGAATAAAGTTCCTTGCCGAGCTACCAAACCTATGTATTCTGCGCCTTCGAGTCAAGCAGCCCAGCCTccatttttttgtcaaattgaCTGGACACGAGTTGCCCATCTATGAAAAGGTCAAGATCCTCGAGATTGCGTGCAGCTCCAGGTTACGTGTCACTTTTGGATCCAAAGCAATGCAAAATCTTGAGCTGCTCAAGCTTGACTTCAGCAGTGGGTCGCCAACATATCAGCTTTCTGGCCTGAATCATCTATGTCAACTCAAGGAAGTGTTCCTTAAAGGTTCCAATGATGAAACACAGAAGACAGGTCTGCAGACTCAACTTGAGAATCACCCATATAAACCTATTGTGAAGCTGGAGGAATAA